CCCACACTGTGGGAGGGATCCCACACCACGGTGTCGGAGGGGGGACTTGACCCCTCCATCCGGGGAAATTTCCCCACCTTGGGGAAATCATACCGAGATCGTAACAGATCACCGGCCTGGCGCACACGAGGAACACCGCTTCCGAAGTCGAACGCTGTGTGCTCGCACGTCGACACCGTCAGCTCAGCGCCAGAGGTGTCCGCTGTGGAAAATCCGCTGCCGTGGCGGAATCCTGCGAAGATCTCGGATCATTGCCGGGATTCGGCCAGCGGATGCTCCTCGCCGGTGAGTGCCGCCAAGGCGGTGGCGATATCGGCGAGATCGGCACGAATATACGTGGTGGTGGCACTGGCGTGACTGGTATCGGTGTGCCCGGCCCAGGCACGAGCGGTGGCGTAACCGAAGTGGCGCTCCACCCACGTCAGCGTGGTGTGCCGCAGCCAGTGGGTACTGATCTGCTGGGTGGCCACCCACGGCAGATGTTGCCCCAGCCGGTGCCACAGGTGGTCGTAGCGCCGTCGCGTCAACGGTTTTCCCGAGCGGTACCGCAGCAGAGCATCACCGGAAGCCTCGGCATCGCGCTGCTCGGCGTGCTCCCGCAGATGCCGCATCAGCGTCGGCGAGACCGGCTGCCAACGCACCGCATCGTTCTTCTCCCGCAGCAGGACCACACACTGATCCGGATCCAGGTCGGCCGAGGTCAGTGCCAGCGCCCCTCCCCTGCGGCAAGCGGTTTCGGTGTGCAACCGCAGCAACAGCGTGTCCAGCATCGGATCGTTGCCGGTCTGACCGGTCACCCGGTTGATCGCGGCCATGCTCTCGTCCGACAACCCCCGCCGCGTACTCGGCAACCGCCGGGGCTTTCGCACCCGCAGGGCCGGGTTGTCCGCCTCGTCGAGCAACCCGTCGGCCACCGCGTGACTGTAAATGCAGCGCAACGCCGCGATCAGATGCTCCACCGCACAACGACCGCCACGGGTATTGCGCCGGTGCACGACCTGGCCGCGAACGTGCTCGGCGAGCCGACGAACCTCCGAAGGAGTGGGCTCATCCAGTCGACGCTCTCCCCACTCGCGCACGACCCGATTCCAATACGACCGATACGCCCGACAGGTCCCCACCGACACCGCCTCGGCCACCCGCGGGACGTACTCGGCGAACACAGGCACCGTCTCCCGCTGACCTCGTGCGTTGACGAGCTCCTCCGGAGAAACGCCCATCCGGGTCAGCACCAGCCGCGCTGCCTGAACATCAGCCGCCCGCCCACCGGCGCCCGAGCTGCGGGCATCGCACGAACTCACAACGCCTCCCCCGACTCCTGACCGTTGCAGGCGGCATGATGCTGCGCGAGCATCGCCTCCACCGTCGACATCGTGTGTACGAGGAGCACCCCGTACTCGGCTGAGCCCGCCAACAACACACGATCTCCGGGACGAATCGCGCAGCGCTCACGCAGCAAGCTCGGAATCGGCACTCTCCCCCGTTCGGCAACCGCGAGCTCACCGTCCACACAGCTCCGCACGATCACCGCGTTCCGCGAACACCACACCCGAACACGGTCGCCCGTTCGCCAGCCCAAAGCCCGCAGCACACCACGTTCACTCACCCGGCCACTCGCATCAACGGCCGCGATCCCGTAGGTCATCGAGGCCGTACCGGTCGACGACAACGCCGCCACCGGAAGCCGCGGGACCCGACCACCAATCGGTCTTCTCACCGGAACGAGGCCCTCGACAACACACTCCGCTCGGGATTTCGACGACACGACATCCCCCTCCGCAGCACACTCGCTATCGCGTCCCCTGTGGGGTCACCATGTCCGCGACGGGACCAACCACGCGCCGAGCGAGCGTGCCACACGCTCTGCGGCCACGTCCGATTTTGCTCCGGAGACCATCTTCAATTCCGCGGATCGTCTCCGAGGCTCACTAGGATCGGCTCGATCCGCTCTGCCGGTGCGCTGCCAGCAGGACAGGCCCGAAGCCGTTGTTGCTCGCTCGAGAGCATAAGGAGGTCGTTCGTGTGCTCCACCGGCCTCCGGAGAGATGAGCTGTGCAGAAGCTGGGTAAGGGGCAGCTCGGTAACCGTTCCCTTCGCGGTCAAGCGAGGCACAACCGGATCGAAGTATCACCTGCTCTGCAACGACGTCAGAGCTTTCCTTGACAAGGATTCTTATCAACGACGCTCGTCCGGTCCGGCCACGAGACCGCGTAGCAACCAGAGTTCACACGCTGCTCGAGACCAGCACCACCATGCGGCTACACGAACTACGCCTTCGCTGGCAGACTGATCGTCGATGCCCCTACCCGCGCCTTCCGACGTCGCGACAAGCAAGCACCCCACAAGGCCACAAAACGGTAACCTCATCTGATTTTCCCAGCACAAAAAGGGGTTTCCCCGCGCGAGCGGGGGTGAGCCCCGCCGTGCGTCCGGGTTACGCGGATCGTCGTCGGTTTCCCCGCGCGAGCGGGGGTGAGCCGCATCGACCGCCCAGTGCCGCTGTAGCGGACCGGGTTTCCCCGCGCGAGCGGGGGTGAGCCCTTCCGGGGGCGCCTTGCTGTCGGCTCACTCGAGGTTTCCCCGCGCGAGCGGGGGTGAGCCCAACATGGTGTCGTCGTTCGCCGGAAACCCGAAGGTTTCCCCGCGCGAGCGGGGGTGAGCCGTGGAACGTCGATCGTGGCGGCTCGGTGGCGCTGGTTTCCCCGCGCGAGCGGGGGTGAGCCCCGCGTATCCGGGGATTCGGAGTGCCACACGCGGGTTTCCCCGCGCGAGCGGGGGTGAGCCGATGCGCGTGCCGAAGCACTCCCGGAGTTCCGGGGTTTCCCCGCGCGAGCGGGGGTGAGCCCGGCGGTTCCGGGAACCCCCGCGCGGTCCGGGGTGAGCCCAAAGCCAGGCTCACCCCGGACCGGCACCACACGGTTTCCCTGCTTGTGCGGGGATGAGCCGCCGATATGGCTGGCATCAAACTGGCAAGGTGAAGATCACGCCACCTTGGCGGTCAACTGGCGAACAGGGCTGTCCCCGAGCGTGTGGAGGCGTAGCCCTGCCTGGACGAGGTCGGCGGGATTGAGGTGACCTCTGGTGTCGACGACGAGGTCGCCACGCATGGTTCGGGCGAGGTTGTGCCAAGGCAGGGCGACGAATTCCGTCCATTCGGTGAGCACGAGAACCGCGTCCGCCCCTTCCAACGCCCCGGCGGCTGTGGGAGCGAGTGGAGTCTGGGGGAGCTCGGTGACGGAGTCCGTGACGGCTGGGTCATACGCGATGACCTGGGCATCGCGCGCTACCAACTCGGTCGCGATGGGAAGTGCGGATGAATTGCGTACGTCGTTGGTCTCGGGCTTGAACGTGAGACCGAGTAGGCAGACACGCGTGCGGGCCAATGGCTTCGACAGGAGCTGCTCGATCAAATCGACGATGCGCCGCTGGTGATGCGCGTTCGACCTCAGAACCGAACGGAGCAGCTCCAGCTCGCAGTCGGCGTTGTTGCCGACTGCGAGCAGTGCGCGGACGTCTTTGGGCAGGCATGGTCCTCCCCATCCTGGTCCGGGGCGTAGATGGTGGCTTCCGATACGGGGGTCGTGGCCAAGGCCGTTGCGAACGTCGGTGACGTTGGCGCCGAGGTGTTCGCAGAGCTCCGCGAGGGTGTTGGCGTAGGTGATCTTGAGGGCGAGGAACGTGTTGGCGGCGTATTTGATGAGCTCGGCGCTGGTCGGATCGGTGGTGACGACAGGAGCGTTGATGCCGCTGTAGAGCGTGGTGATGCGCTCGGTGTGCTCGGGGTCAGCGGTGCCGAGCACGATGCGGTCCGGGTGGAGCCAGTCGTGAACGGCGTGGCCTTCACGTAGGAATTCGGGGTTGCTGGTGACGGTGACATCGTTGCGTCCCAGTACGGCCGTGATCTGGTGGTGGGTACCGGGTGGCACCGTGGACTTCACGACGAGCTGACTTCCTGGGGCGAGACATCGGCGCAGCTGGGGAATCGTGCTGAAAATGGTGGTGAGGTCGGCGCTACCGTCAGGCCTTGCCGGTGTGGGTAGGCAGATGAAGGTCACTTCGGCTTCGTTGAGGCAGTGTTCTACGGTGGCGGTGAAGGTGAGTGCTCCGGTGCTCTGATGGTTGTGGACCATCTGGGGCAAAGCGGGTTCGAGTAGATCGATGTCTCCGATCTGCAGGCGTGTGACGCGGTCGGTGTCCGTGTCGACGGCGGTAACGCGGTGGCCGAGGTGTGCGAGACAGGCTGCGATGGTCAAGCCGACGTAGCCGGCGCCGATAACTGTCACGGTGGTCATCGGTTGGTGCTCCTGGCAGAATTTAGCGGCGGAGGTCGGTGAGGAGGCTTCGCCCGAGGCTGGCGAGGTCGGGCTTGTTATTGCGGAGTCCGTAAGCGAGCGTGGTGACGGCTTCCAGCGCGGCGACGTGACGCAACACGTCCGTGTCGGTTTCATCGAGTGGGCCGTAGCCGTCGAGGAAGGCGGACTCAAGATCCGGACGCCGCGGCCAGATTCGTGTGGCCAGCCGCGCGAGGTCTCGTGCGGCGAGATCTTCCCGACTGTTTTCGAAGTCGATGACACGGGTGCGGTTGTCGGCGTGCCACAGCAGGTTGCGAGGTTGGAAGTCGAGGTGGCAGGGCGCGACCCGTGCGGTTGTCAGCGTGTTCAGCGCCTGCAGGTGGGAGCGCACGAGATCGACCTCGTGCGGCGCCAAATGGGGCGTGAGTTGGTTGATCCAGTGTTGGCCGCGTTCAGCGAGGTAGGTGATGATCTCGTGGGAAGCGGCGCGTGAGGGAAGCTGGTGCAGCGTTCGTAGTACTCGACCGGCATCACGATGGGCGTCGCGCTCGTTCTCGGACGAGAGGGTCACTGTGTGCAACGGTTTTCCGGGAACGGCGGTGACGATGATGCCGGGCAGTGCCGGTGCGATGGCGATCAGTCGTGGCGCGGCATCGCCGAGGTGCGGGGTCCAGTTGTGGTAGGCGTAGGCCTCCCGCTTGTGCAGCGTGGAGGTGCGGTGGATCTTTCCGATGAGCTCGCTATCGCCCGCCCGCATCCGTGCGACGGTGCCTGTGGCGTGTTCGACTTTCGCGGCCGTGATCTCCACTGTGATTCGCAGGGTGGTCTCGGCAAGGCGCCGCATCTGGTCAATGGGCTCTTGTGTCATCGCGAGTTCGTCGAGAGGTCGAGGTGTCGGGTGTCGTTGTGGGTGTTCAGCATCCAGACGTCATGGCCGAAGCGGTTGCGGTGTTGTTGCCACCGCGTCAGGCAGGCGTGGCTGGCGATCTGTCCGGCGCGCTCGTGCTCATCGAGTGGCAGGCGGTAGAACAGCGAGAAGCTTGCTTCGATGGTTTCGCCGTGGGCGGCGATGACGATCCGCTCGCCCGCATGGCGTTCGATGATCGTTCGCAGTGCGGCGTGGCAACGTGCGAGGAAAGCGTTCCACGATTCCGCGTTGGGGGCGATGGGACGATGTGGATAGCGTTGCGGTCGACCGCCGAACCCGTTCTTGACCGTGATCCACTTTTGCCCGTCGGCATCTCCGTGGTCGAGTCCGCGCAACTCGGGATCAACGCGAGGTCGCAGGGAAAGCGTTTCACCTAAGACGGCTGCGGTGTTTCGAGTGCGTCGACGTGGGCTCGTGTAGAGGGCGGTGATCGGTGTTTCGGCTTGGTTGTCACGGAGGCTTTGAGCGAGTTGCCGTACTTGCTCGTATCCGTGGTCGGTCAGTCCGGTGCAGGTTGTGTCGCCACCGACCTCTCCGGTGACGTTGCAGTGGGCCTCGCCGTGCCGGGCAAGTAGCAGTTCACTGGTCACGGGCATGCGGTTCACGGCTCCTCACCGGGACGTGGGTGCGGGCTGCGGAGACGACCTCGTCGGCGCTCCAGGTTCGTACGGCGTTCCACTCGTGGGCGTAGTGCTGTCCGCGCCACGGGTGGGTCAGTAGATGGTGGAATTCGGCCCACACTTGGATGTGGCCAAGTGGGCAGCGATCGGACTCGAGGCCAAATGCGGTGATGTAGTTGGTGAGGGC
This genomic stretch from Actinopolyspora halophila DSM 43834 harbors:
- a CDS encoding site-specific integrase yields the protein MSSCDARSSGAGGRAADVQAARLVLTRMGVSPEELVNARGQRETVPVFAEYVPRVAEAVSVGTCRAYRSYWNRVVREWGERRLDEPTPSEVRRLAEHVRGQVVHRRNTRGGRCAVEHLIAALRCIYSHAVADGLLDEADNPALRVRKPRRLPSTRRGLSDESMAAINRVTGQTGNDPMLDTLLLRLHTETACRRGGALALTSADLDPDQCVVLLREKNDAVRWQPVSPTLMRHLREHAEQRDAEASGDALLRYRSGKPLTRRRYDHLWHRLGQHLPWVATQQISTHWLRHTTLTWVERHFGYATARAWAGHTDTSHASATTTYIRADLADIATALAALTGEEHPLAESRQ
- a CDS encoding UDP-glucose dehydrogenase family protein, whose product is MTTVTVIGAGYVGLTIAACLAHLGHRVTAVDTDTDRVTRLQIGDIDLLEPALPQMVHNHQSTGALTFTATVEHCLNEAEVTFICLPTPARPDGSADLTTIFSTIPQLRRCLAPGSQLVVKSTVPPGTHHQITAVLGRNDVTVTSNPEFLREGHAVHDWLHPDRIVLGTADPEHTERITTLYSGINAPVVTTDPTSAELIKYAANTFLALKITYANTLAELCEHLGANVTDVRNGLGHDPRIGSHHLRPGPGWGGPCLPKDVRALLAVGNNADCELELLRSVLRSNAHHQRRIVDLIEQLLSKPLARTRVCLLGLTFKPETNDVRNSSALPIATELVARDAQVIAYDPAVTDSVTELPQTPLAPTAAGALEGADAVLVLTEWTEFVALPWHNLARTMRGDLVVDTRGHLNPADLVQAGLRLHTLGDSPVRQLTAKVA
- a CDS encoding histidine phosphatase family protein, with the translated sequence MPVTSELLLARHGEAHCNVTGEVGGDTTCTGLTDHGYEQVRQLAQSLRDNQAETPITALYTSPRRRTRNTAAVLGETLSLRPRVDPELRGLDHGDADGQKWITVKNGFGGRPQRYPHRPIAPNAESWNAFLARCHAALRTIIERHAGERIVIAAHGETIEASFSLFYRLPLDEHERAGQIASHACLTRWQQHRNRFGHDVWMLNTHNDTRHLDLSTNSR
- a CDS encoding phosphotransferase enzyme family protein — encoded protein: MTQEPIDQMRRLAETTLRITVEITAAKVEHATGTVARMRAGDSELIGKIHRTSTLHKREAYAYHNWTPHLGDAAPRLIAIAPALPGIIVTAVPGKPLHTVTLSSENERDAHRDAGRVLRTLHQLPSRAASHEIITYLAERGQHWINQLTPHLAPHEVDLVRSHLQALNTLTTARVAPCHLDFQPRNLLWHADNRTRVIDFENSREDLAARDLARLATRIWPRRPDLESAFLDGYGPLDETDTDVLRHVAALEAVTTLAYGLRNNKPDLASLGRSLLTDLRR
- a CDS encoding AbrB/MazE/SpoVT family DNA-binding domain-containing protein, encoding MSSTGTASMTYGIAAVDASGRVSERGVLRALGWRTGDRVRVWCSRNAVIVRSCVDGELAVAERGRVPIPSLLRERCAIRPGDRVLLAGSAEYGVLLVHTMSTVEAMLAQHHAACNGQESGEAL